The genomic region aaagcaGAGAGTAAACATTCCTAactaattttctttttaatattctgtgtattaaaaaaaggaatacagcacatataaacatgtcatatatattttttcatttatgtaattattaatattataccaatttaatttttgttatttgaTTCACGTACACGTAAGTATAATGACACCTGGAATTACAAACGTAAACGTAGAATTTATTGTTACTCCataataactatatatattgttgtaTTCATGAGTTTATTGTTATagaaatgatatataaatctATTCAATGAAAATCTGattttgtgtatttatgtattattacgctttttttaattctaggAAAATACCGTATCATTATAtcttaaatatgaaaaggaaTTTAAAGATACTGCTATAGAAGATACACAAAATACTAAAGGATCCGGTGAAAAACCTGGACGCATATGTATGAGTATTGCAAAGGATGATTTTGTTACACCATGCCAAGTGATTGGTAGATACATAattgaaataaatgaaaagtatAAATCCGATAGCTTCAAACGTTGTAAATACTTGAATTATAAGATAAATTCAGACGATAAGTATAAGAATCCTGATTGGATCcagaaatataaagaaatttcGTCCAAAATAGGAAATATATGCATAGACGATATAAAAACTATTCCGAACGAATCTTCagaaaaacttaaaaaactATATAGCCATTATGATAATTTCGACAAATTTAATGGTAAGAACAGAGATTCCGATGGTCATATTTGTAATAGTGTTAGAGAAtgttataacatttataacgataattacaaaaaatgcCAAATAAACAGCAATGACCCTTTTTGTGAGGAGTTAATCAATTTTAA from Plasmodium malariae genome assembly, contig: PmUG01_00_10, whole genome shotgun sequence harbors:
- the PmUG01_00026400 gene encoding PIR protein, coding for MTPGITNENTVSLYLKYEKEFKDTAIEDTQNTKGSGEKPGRICMSIAKDDFVTPCQVIGRYIIEINEKYKSDSFKRCKYLNYKINSDDKYKNPDWIQKYKEISSKIGNICIDDIKTIPNESSEKLKKLYSHYDNFDKFNGKNRDSDGHICNSVRECYNIYNDNYKKCQINSNDPFCEELINFKKAYDNKMDKLSPCKDLPKTLPHIEQASTQILPPKKEDYVFVPILTTSIVLLMSFTIFFLYKFTPLKSWIYNRLRKKKIIELNKFREESRESLQNLHEEVNINYEGSSHNISYQPQGDT